CAGCCTATCTTGGAAGGCAGCAGGAATTGAAGGCGCAGGTAATCACATCCAGCATCAGTCAACAATATACCTTAGATACCAACCAGTGGAACACGGATTATGTCCATGCAATCGGGATGTTCTCGCTTTATGAGGGCTATATTATTAAGGTATATAACAAAGAGGGTGAGATACTATGGGATGCTCAAGCTCATGATATGAGACTCTGTCATCAGATCATGGATGAGATATCTACCCGAATGAGAATAGAGTATCCTCAGCTGGATGGTGAATTTTATGCAACGGAGTATCCCCTGATCAATAGTGGACAGAGGATAGGTACCGTGAGTATTAGTTATTTTGGACCGTTTTATCTAAATGATAATGACTTCCGTTTCCTACGCTCCCTGAATATTGTTTTACTCGGTGTGGGAGGCTTTTCACTGGTGGCATCACTACTGGTCGCACATTTTCTGGCCAAAAGAATCTCCAGACCAATTCTTAAAACAGTGGAAGCTACAAAACTAATTGCAGACGGTAATTATACCATTCGATTAGAAGAAGATAGTAGAACGAAAGAGCTGAAATTATTAGTGGAATCGGTGAACCATCTGGCATCTTCCTTGGAGACATTAGAAAAGCTACGGAAGCAGCTTACAGAGGATGTGGCACATGAATTACGAACCCCGATAACCATATTGCAGTCCTATATTGAAGCAATGATGGAGGGAGTGTGGGAAGCAACGCCTGAACGTCTTCAAAGCTGTTTTGATGAAGCATTGCATATTGGAAAGCTGGTAGGCAATTTGGAACATTTGGCGAAGATAGAAAGCGAGAATTTAAAATTAGAGAAAGAAGAAGTGGATTTGTACTCGGTGATTGATAAAGTGGTGAATACATTTGATAAAGGAACAGAAGAGAAACAGGTCACAGTTGATATCAGAGGACCCCATACTGCAGCTTATGCTGACCGAGATCGTATTCAGCAGGTAGTTGTAAATCTATTTATGAATGCGGTTAAGTATGCCGGTAAGAAGTGCCATGTTCAGATTGAACTCTTTGAAACCACGGAGATCACTGGATTTTATATGGAAGATAATGGAATAGGAATCCCTTCTGAAGAATTGCCCTATATCTTTGAACGATTTTATCGTGCTGACAAATCCCGCAACCGATTAACCGGAGGATCAGGAATCGGTCTAACAATCGTTAAATCAATAGTTGAGGCACATGGAGGTCGGGTATCCGTAGAAAGTAAATTGGGAGAGGGCAGCAGATTTACAGTGATTTTACCGAAGCAATAGCTAATCAATTGAAGCAGAATCTTAATAAATCAATCCGAAAGAACCTGATGGAAAAAGGAATCGACTATCAACAGCCCAGTGCATATTGGAATATGTAGAAATGGATATCAGATAGAAAGTGAAATTGCTAAAAGTGCATGTCGTAAATTGATATGCACTTTTTTCTTTTTCATTGCGATGATTTTCTTAATACATTATTTTATGAAAATATATAATTAAGATTTGCGTTATGTATTAGTGCAAATATACGATACAGGATATCAAAAAAATTAATAAAAAAATATTGACATATAATATTATATGATATATAGTATTATCATCAAAACAATATCATAGCATAATATATATTATATAATAAAGGTATTCAGAAAGGAGTGCATTATATGGTATTTAATACCGGTTCAGCATTGCTTGATGCAATTGTACTAGCTGTAGTTTCAAAGGAACCGGAAGGAACCTATGGATATAAGATCACCCAGGATGTCCGTCAGGCTATCGAGATTTCAGAATCAACCTTATATCCGGTGCTTAGAAGACTCCAAAAGGAAGATTGCTTGGAAGTATATGATTTAGAGTTTGGAGGCAGAAACCGCAGATATTATAAGATTACGGATAAAGGTAAGGTACAACTTAGGCTTTATTGTGAAGAGTGGGAAAGTTATTATAAGAAAATAAATTATATTTTTGAAGGAGTGAAATAGATGACAAAGCCAGAATTCATGCAAGAACTCGAAAGCTTATTGATGGATATCCCTTTGGAAGAAAGAGAAGAGGCTTTGAATTATTATAATGGTTATTTCGAGGATGCAGGGGAAGAGCATGAAGAAGAGATTATGAAAGAACTAGGTTCTCCAAAGCGAGTAGCTGCATTGATCAAAGCTGATCTGAATTCGGATAATAGTGATCGTGATAATCGGGGGTATTTTACGGAGAAAGGCTATCAGGACACCGTATATAAGGATGATAAATTTGAGATTATCGGAGCTGCTCAAAAGGCATCCGAGCAGAAACAGACTTCGGAGGGGAATTCCGGTAATCGTGAAGCAAGCTCCGGCTTTACACAGAATGAACAAAAGCAAACGAATGGTGAGGCAAACCGCAATGATCAGAAGATCCGAAATACCAATATAGGACTCGTCATTATCCTATGTATTCTTGCGTCACCGATCATCTTACCGGTTTTAGGTACCATGTTTGGTTTGATAGCGGCATTATTCGGTATCGTATTTGGCTTTGGTATAGCAGGAGTTGTCATGATGGTGATTGGAGTAGGACTTTTTATTGCCGGACTGGTGCAGATGAGTATTCCTATACTTGGATTCCTGCTTTGTGGATTTGGATTAGTCGTACTTGGTTTGGGTATGCTATTCACCATAGCTTGCACAGCTCTTTGCAAAACCGTGATACCGGCTATGTTCAAAGGAATTGTAGAGATTTGTAGATTACCCTTTAGGAATAGGAGTGTGGCGGCATGAAAGCATTTGCAAAGGTTTGGTTAAGTATAGCATTAATTGCGCTTATATTCGGTATCGGTATCATTATTATTGCTATCACTACAGGCAATTTTGATGACATACCAACATTTTCGATTAATGAAAGTTATGATAACATATCCAGTATTGATTTGGACATAGAATTTGGAGAGATTAATATAATGGAAGGGGACACATTTTCCATTAAAGCAAGCAATTTGCCATATGATGATTTTGAATCCTATGTAAGCGACGGGACATGGTTCATCAAGGACAATGCAGAAAATAAATTACGTCTTTTTAATGGTAGATTTTCCTTACGTGGCTTGGTACATTGGGATGATTTTACCCCCGATATTACGATTACTGTTCCAAGGAATTATACGGTAGAGGAGTGTAAACTGAGTGTAGGCGCAGGAATGCTAACGGTTGGTGCTATTAACGCAAAGCGCGGAGAGCTCCAGGTTGATGCGGGTGAATTAATTGTGGACGAACTCGTAATATCAGAAAAAACAAGATTTAATATTGGTACCGGCCATATGAATATTAAACATTTAGATGCGAAGGATGTTTCCATTGACTGTGGTGTTGGTAGTGTAGAGATCAATGGTGCAATTTACGGTGATAATTATATCAACTGTAATGTGGGAAATGTTAAACTGGAATTGGATGGAGAGGAAGAGGATTATTCCTATGATATCGATGCCGGAATAGGTAGTATCCGCATTGATGGAGATCAGTATCACAGTATAGGAAAAAGAATTTCAAATAACAATGCAGATAATAATATTGAATTAGAATGTGGAATTGGTAATATAGAAATATCATTTCATTAAAGGAGGAGTTTTATGGAACCAAAAAAACTGTATCGTTCTAACACTAATCGTATGCTTTGCGGAGTATGCGCAGGAGTTGCAGAGTATATCAATATTGATCCTACTGTAGTTCGTTTATTATGGGTGATCTTTGGCTTCACAGGGTTTGGTGTTCTCGCATATTTTATCGCTGCCATTATTATCCCTGATCGGTAAAATGCAATATCCTTATATGGGTGGAAAGATTGGAGTATCAGAAAGAGGTTATCGATGTAAGCATACGCTATCATCGATAACCTCAATTCATGTCGACAAAAAGTTCGTAAAGTATTTTCTACCGTTTTTGATGTTATATTCTTAGCTTTCTATTACTTTATTGATTATTTGAATAATCTGAGTGGCTTCAAAAGGCTTTGCAAGAAACTCAGCCGCACCATACTTCACAGCATCAACCATTTTAGTTTTCTGACCAGCAGCAGTAACCATAATCACTTTTGCGCTTTTATCAAATTCCACGATTTGTCTTAAAGCCTCGAGACCATCCAATACTGGCATTGTAATATCCATTGTTGTGATATCCGGCTTCAATTCCTTATATTTGGCAACACCATCTTCTCCATTAATGGCTTCGCCAATAATTTCATGACCGTTCTCTTCTAAAATACCTCTCAATATTTTCCTTGATGTTTTTGAATCATCTACTAATAGAATTCTTGCCATTCTAGTTCCCTCCTAATTAATACTTACCGGGCTGTTTACTGCTACGAGTAAGTCCGTTTGTTCACCATTTATAATAACCGGAACAACATGAATTTCTCCCTTTGAAGAAATCTTTTTCTTATTGGAAAATAGAGGAGGAGTCATATCAATATGTATGTCCTCGTGACTTAACTTAGAAGCATATAAACCATTGGTACAGTTAATAAATTCACATACGGCATCAAATGCATCTTCATCCAAATCGGTAAATTCCTCTTTCGCAAATGGACTGGCAATATTTAATAATTCTTTTTCTTTGCTGGCAAAACCAACAAAAATCTGTTGATCACCAACCATGTTCTGATAGGATAGAGAACCAAAAGAATATTCATTCACAGTATATGCCTTTTTAAGAACAATATTATTATTAATAAACCGAACAATATTACGAATAGTCAAACTGATGCATTCACCACTGAAGGGAATGTTAACATCAACAAAAACGGGAATAATACGATCAATATCACCAGATTTTAAGGCATCAATATCACATGCTGAGAAGTTGTTATCTTTTCTATACTCTTCCAGATAGCTCTCGATTTCCTGTATGGTGAGTATATTATTTTCGGTAAGTACTTGAACGAATTGCAGGTACGGATTGCCTTGCATATTCAGGAGATGTGTAACCTCCTCTGCGAGAAGATAGCCTTTTTCAATGGCAATATCACCGAAGCGTCTGTCCATCTTTCTTTGGATATCGTTAATCTCCTCTGCTTGTTTGGTTGTTAACAATTTCTCTGCCACAGCGATTAAGCCTAACTTTACTCTTGTTTTTTGCTGTTGCATCATAACATCTTCAAATTGTGCTTGAGAAATTTTATTCTTTTCTACTAAGTAATTTCCAAAATAAAGCCCGAACATGTTATTTCTCCTTTCGTAATTCAAGATTATCTCCGAGCATTCATAATAACGAGAAAATCCGACTCTTGTACCCCCGATACATTATGTACACAAAATTCTCATAATTGAATGTTTATATATAAATTAATATACTACATAATTCAAAAAAATAACAGCCTTTATTTTAAAATATTACATTTTTTTGTTATATTTCACATACGGGATTCCAACATATGGGAGTCCTTTGGTAAAGTTTATATATAATATACGAAAGCAGTCTATGAGATGTAATTGTTTTTGTTCTCAATCTGCGATATATAGGATCTGGGTTGTCACAAGTGGTGAAAAAGGAAATTTTTATGTTAGATGATGACAATGAAGATGATCTATGATAAAGTAATGTTTGAGTTAAGATGAATTTGGATAGGATACTGCTATGGACGAAAGTCTGAAACAATCAGTAATTCAAAGGAGTCTTATTTGTTATATTAAGCCGTAGCAGGCGGCGGATTGGAGCAAGATATGAAAACAATAATCGAGTTAATTTCTGAAGAAGTGAAGCAATCTTTTGCTAAGTTCGGGTATGATGAGAAATATGGTATGGTAACACTGTCAAATCGCCCTGATTTATGTCAATATCAATGTAATGGCGCACTTGCAGCAGCGAAACAATACAAAACTGCGCCAATTAATATAGCACAGCCAGTAGTGGAAAGCTTAAAATCGAATTCGATATTTAAAGAGGTAACAGTAATCATGCCGGGATTTATTAATATTACCCTAAGTGATGAATTTCTAGCCAATTACTTAAACGAGATGAAGAAGTCAGAGAAATTCGGCTGTGAGAATGAGAATAACCCCCGAACCATTATTATTGATTATGGTGGTCCAAATATTGCAAAGCC
The nucleotide sequence above comes from Variimorphobacter saccharofermentans. Encoded proteins:
- a CDS encoding sensor histidine kinase, whose product is MRSIKAKLSSSLLFIVLFTIAIISFLSNVFINQQFTAYLGRQQELKAQVITSSISQQYTLDTNQWNTDYVHAIGMFSLYEGYIIKVYNKEGEILWDAQAHDMRLCHQIMDEISTRMRIEYPQLDGEFYATEYPLINSGQRIGTVSISYFGPFYLNDNDFRFLRSLNIVLLGVGGFSLVASLLVAHFLAKRISRPILKTVEATKLIADGNYTIRLEEDSRTKELKLLVESVNHLASSLETLEKLRKQLTEDVAHELRTPITILQSYIEAMMEGVWEATPERLQSCFDEALHIGKLVGNLEHLAKIESENLKLEKEEVDLYSVIDKVVNTFDKGTEEKQVTVDIRGPHTAAYADRDRIQQVVVNLFMNAVKYAGKKCHVQIELFETTEITGFYMEDNGIGIPSEELPYIFERFYRADKSRNRLTGGSGIGLTIVKSIVEAHGGRVSVESKLGEGSRFTVILPKQ
- a CDS encoding PadR family transcriptional regulator yields the protein MVFNTGSALLDAIVLAVVSKEPEGTYGYKITQDVRQAIEISESTLYPVLRRLQKEDCLEVYDLEFGGRNRRYYKITDKGKVQLRLYCEEWESYYKKINYIFEGVK
- a CDS encoding DUF1700 domain-containing protein, translated to MTKPEFMQELESLLMDIPLEEREEALNYYNGYFEDAGEEHEEEIMKELGSPKRVAALIKADLNSDNSDRDNRGYFTEKGYQDTVYKDDKFEIIGAAQKASEQKQTSEGNSGNREASSGFTQNEQKQTNGEANRNDQKIRNTNIGLVIILCILASPIILPVLGTMFGLIAALFGIVFGFGIAGVVMMVIGVGLFIAGLVQMSIPILGFLLCGFGLVVLGLGMLFTIACTALCKTVIPAMFKGIVEICRLPFRNRSVAA
- a CDS encoding DUF4097 family beta strand repeat-containing protein — encoded protein: MKAFAKVWLSIALIALIFGIGIIIIAITTGNFDDIPTFSINESYDNISSIDLDIEFGEINIMEGDTFSIKASNLPYDDFESYVSDGTWFIKDNAENKLRLFNGRFSLRGLVHWDDFTPDITITVPRNYTVEECKLSVGAGMLTVGAINAKRGELQVDAGELIVDELVISEKTRFNIGTGHMNIKHLDAKDVSIDCGVGSVEINGAIYGDNYINCNVGNVKLELDGEEEDYSYDIDAGIGSIRIDGDQYHSIGKRISNNNADNNIELECGIGNIEISFH
- a CDS encoding PspC domain-containing protein, which translates into the protein MEPKKLYRSNTNRMLCGVCAGVAEYINIDPTVVRLLWVIFGFTGFGVLAYFIAAIIIPDR
- a CDS encoding response regulator, translated to MARILLVDDSKTSRKILRGILEENGHEIIGEAINGEDGVAKYKELKPDITTMDITMPVLDGLEALRQIVEFDKSAKVIMVTAAGQKTKMVDAVKYGAAEFLAKPFEATQIIQIINKVIES
- a CDS encoding chemotaxis protein CheX; its protein translation is MFGLYFGNYLVEKNKISQAQFEDVMMQQQKTRVKLGLIAVAEKLLTTKQAEEINDIQRKMDRRFGDIAIEKGYLLAEEVTHLLNMQGNPYLQFVQVLTENNILTIQEIESYLEEYRKDNNFSACDIDALKSGDIDRIIPVFVDVNIPFSGECISLTIRNIVRFINNNIVLKKAYTVNEYSFGSLSYQNMVGDQQIFVGFASKEKELLNIASPFAKEEFTDLDEDAFDAVCEFINCTNGLYASKLSHEDIHIDMTPPLFSNKKKISSKGEIHVVPVIINGEQTDLLVAVNSPVSIN